A DNA window from Gigantopelta aegis isolate Gae_Host chromosome 4, Gae_host_genome, whole genome shotgun sequence contains the following coding sequences:
- the LOC121372592 gene encoding oligodendrocyte transcription factor 2-like yields the protein MAEEREEYFNGGSVSDSEHISVDCDSSSGSEDPNTSSSTPRPRYNSKARRKSSQAEKCLSEGEMQDLRLKINGRERRRMHDLNSALDGLRDVMPYAHGPSVRKLSKIATLLLARNYILMLNSSLEEMKKLITDVYSSHRGARAGALSPHAHHAPLPHAQLSMLAMLPTMSQPIPGLTAHDFCRDSVPTIPSPALSADRAAMYGRWPTPCACSQCATDIVRSPIATYAGKFTGAAPTNFRK from the coding sequence ATGGCGGAAGAACGCGAGGAGTACTTTAACGGCGGCAGCGTCAGCGACAGTGAACACATCTCCGTGGATTGCGACTCTAGCTCCGGGTCGGAGGATCCCAATACATCGTCCTCCACCCCCAGGCCGAGGTATAACTCCAAAGCGAGGAGAAAAAGCTCCCAGGCCGAGAAGTGTCTCTCTGAAGGCGAGATGCAGGATCTACGCTTGAAGATAAACGGCAGGGAGAGGCGGAGGATGCACGACTTGAACTCGGCACTGGACGGACTCCGGGACGTGATGCCGTACGCACACGGGCCGTCCGTGAGGAAACTCTCGAAGATAGCCACTCTGCTGCTGGCGAGGAACTACATCCTCATGCTCAACAGTTCTCTCGAGGAGATGAAGAAACTCATCACAGACGTCTACAGCTCACATCGCGGGGCACGTGCTGGGGCGCTAAGCCCTCACGCGCACCACGCACCCCTACCGCACGCGCAGCTCTCCATGTTAGCTATGTTACCAACCATGTCTCAGCCAATTCCAGGACTTACTGCTCATGACTTCTGCCGGGATTCCGTCCCCACGATCCCGTCGCCCGCCCTGTCGGCAGACAGGGCCGCGATGTACGGACGCTGGCCCACACCCTGCGCGTGTTCACAGTGTGCCACAGACATCGTTCGATCCCCCATCGCTACGTACGCAGGGAAGTTCACTGGCGCTGCTCCTACGAACTTCAGGAAGTGA